GATTGTATCGGTTATACTTGTAGGGTTTTCTTTATTTTATTTTGAAGCACTTTACTTCTTCAATTCCAATCTTCCTTACCATTGGTTAATAAATTTCCTCATTTATATTCCTATTGCTTTTTCTTTAGTAAATAATCCCGAAAAATTTTTAAAGTTTAAAAGTTGCTATTTAATCGCATACGTACTGTTTTCTCTTCATGATATTTACTTGCGTATATATAACCACATTCCAAGTATTTATGGTAGAGTCTCTATTGTTTTTGGAGCTTTGACTATTTTTTGTTATGTTTATTCAACCCAAAACAATCAAAAAAGTTTGTTAGTAGAAAAATTAGCTAAGTACTCCCTTGGTCTATTTGCAATACACAAGTACTGGCAATACTTATTCGTGTTATTACTTCAAAAGTATAAGATAGCTATGACGATAGGTATCTTTGGAATACCTTTAAACATAATTTTCCTGGTAGAAAGTGTTTTTGTGGTATTCTTGACTTCCCTCTCAATTTATCTGTTAAAATCGACTTCTTTTAAGCAGTTTGTTACTTAGGTTTTCGGTCTATTATTTATAGCGAATTTCAATTGGGTAAGGTACAAACTGATGACATCTCACATCTTGTGGAGTGGAGAGCAGTGAGTTGCCCAGAGCAGCGCCGTGCTCTGGTTACTACCAGTTGAAGCAAGTGGCGTGCGACCTACAGAAATCGGTCTGTAGAGGCTATGGCTCTGCTAGATACAGGCGCAAGTGTTAATGTATTACCTTACGAGATCGGTTTGCAACTGGGGGCAGTTTGGAAAGAGCAGACAGTTCCAATCCAGTTGAGCGGTAATTTAGCTCAGATGGAGGCGCGAGGCTTGGTACTGTCAGCGACAGTTGCCGAGTTTCCCTCAGTTTTACTTGCGTTTGCTTGGACACAATCTAGAGAAGCTCCATTAATTCTGGGTCACATGAATTTTTTTGCGGAGTTTAATGTGTGTTTCTATCGTGCTGACCTTGCTTTCGAGTTGCGTCCAAGTCTACGACCTAACATTTAAATTATGGTATTCCTTAACTATCAGCGTCCATTCGCGTTCATCTGCGGTTAAAAAAACCCGGTTTTTCTAAAAAACCGGGTTTGTCATTTATGGTGGGCTTTCGCCCTACCTACACAGAACTGAGCTGCTTTTCAGTTGCGGATTGAGAATTAGCCTCCGGGCTATCAGCCTCAGAAGGTGGAACTAATTGCCAGAACTGAGGCAAAAACTCTTGCCAATTCTCCAGAATCATCTTTGCTTTTCGCGAACCAGTGCGTTCCACATGCGCTTTAATTAACTCTTGCAATTGTTTCTCACCCTCAAGAGTCATAACCCTCTGAAGTTTCACAATTTCTCGGTTAACTAACTCAGGGAACATACCATCTTCATCCAAGAAGTAAGCCAACCCACCAGTCATACCAGCCCCTACATTACGTCCTACTTTTCCAAGCACTACAACAAAACCACCAGTCATGTATTCGCAGCAATGATCTCCTGCGCCTTCAATAACTGCTGTTGCTTTGGAATTCCTGACAGCAAAACGTTCTCCAGCTAAACCGTTTGCAAACAGAAATCCGCCAGTTGCACCGTAAAGACAGGTATTGCCAATAATCACGTTTTGTGCTGGGTTATAGGTCGCTTCCACTGGTGGTTTAATAATTATCTCACCACCATTCATCCCCTTCCCAACGTAGTCATTAGCCTCTCCCTCCAAAGTCAGAGCCATACCGGGAAGATTGAAAGCACCAAAACTTTGCCCAACACTTCCTTTAAAGTTGAGGTTGATTTGTCCTTCAAAACCACTATCACCGTACTGAGAAGCGATCGCACCCGCTAACCGCGCACCAACTGTTCTGTCAGTATTCACGATCGCCATTGTTTTGCTGACAGTAGACTGGTTTTGAATGGCGGCTTGAATATCCGGATCGCCCAACAATTGGTCATCCAAAACAACACCATTGCTGTGAACTTCTTCATGTACCAGCCAATTGCGATTTTCCCGTGAGTCGGGTAACCGAAGCAAGCAATTGAGGTTCAGCGTTTGTGTCTTGGTGGTGTGTACGCCCTCACGCACTCTCAACAGATCGGCGCGTCCAACAACATCTAACAAGGAACGATAGCCAAGTTTCGCTAACAGACTGCGAACTTCCTCTGCAATAAAGTAGAAGAAATTCACAACGTGTTCTGGCGTACCGGGGAAGCGTTTCCGCAGTTCCTCTTTCTGAGACGCAACACCCACAGGGCAATTATTAGTATGGCAGATTCTTGCCATAATGCAGCCCTCAGCAATCATAGCAATGGAACCAAAACCAAATTCTTCGGCTCCCATCAAAGCGCCCATCAGCACGTCCCAACCTGTCTTCAGCCCGCCGTCAACACGTAAAACTACGCGATCGCGCAAGCTATTTTCCATCAACACGCGATGCACTTCCGTTAAACCTAATTCCCACGGTGAACCTGCGTGTTTAATAGAACTCAGTGGTGACGCGCCCGTACCGCCATCGTGTCCGGAAATCTGAATAATATCAGCATTTGCCTTCGCCACCCCTGCAGCAATGGTACCGATACCGACTTCTGCAACCAACTTCACCGAAACTTGAGCTCTAGGATTGATTTGATGCAAGTCAAAAATGAGTTGCGCCAAGTCCTCAATAGAATAGATATCGTGGTGCGGTGGTGGTGAAATTAGCGTCACGCCCGGTTTGGAACGCCGCAACATGGCAATGTAAGGGCTAACCTTTTTCCCAGGAAGTTGTCCGCCTTCACCTGGTTTTGCACCTTGAGCGATTTTAATTTCAATTTGTTTGGCGCTTACCAAATACTCTGGCGTCACACCAAAGCGTCCCGAAGCAACTTGCTTGATGGCACTAGAAGCTCTGTCTCCGTTCCGCAGCCCTTTCAAATGGGGTAGGGTAAGTGAGTCACCAGAACTATCCACATCATCCAAGATTTTGTATCTGACTGGATCTTCCCCACCTTCCCCAGAGTTGGATTTACCGCCAATGCGGTTCATGGCGATCGCCAGAGTTTCGTGTGCTTCTCGTGACAGTGCTCCTAAGGACATTCCACCAGTACAAAAGCGCTTGAAAATTTCGCTCGCTGGCTCTACTTCTTCGATAGAAATGGGAGAGCGATCGCTTTGGAAATCCAGCAAGTCACGCAAAGCCGTTAGCGTTCTTCCTTGCAAGTACTTCTTGTAAACTTCGTAGTGGTCGTATTTCTTCCCATCTACTGCTTTGTGCAGCGCTTTTGCCAGTTCCGGGCTGTTCATGTGGTACTCACCACCAGGACGGTAGTTGACAAAGCCAAGGTTTTCTAACTTCTTGGTTATCAGTTCTGGAAAAGCCTTACAGTGGAACGTTAAAACTTCTTGTGCTAGTTCGCTAACACTCAAGCCCCCCACACGAGAAGCTGTTCCATAAAATCCGAGTTCTAGTAAATCTTGACCGATCCCAATTGCTTCAAAGATTTGTGCGCCTTGGTAACTGGAGAGCAAAGAAATTCCCATTTTCGAGAGAATCTTTAACAACCCGCTTTCTATTGCTTTACGGTAGTTAGCAAGAGCTTGCTCCAAACTCATGGCAGTAATTTTTCCCCGTTCCATAAACTGTTGAGTTTTGGGGTCAAACCACCAATTACGTACCGTGTCCAAAGCCATGTATGGACAAACTGCTGCAGCACCGTAACCAATTAAGCAGGCGAAGTGATGGGTACTCCAGCATTGGGCGGTATTGACAATCAGAGACGTTTTCATCCGCAGCCCTTCGCGGATCAGGTGGTGGTGGACTGCACCTATTGCCAGCAAAGGAGGAATGTAGGTGTACTCAGTCCCAATTCCCAGTGCATTCTCTGCTTGAGGGCGATCGCTCAATATCAAAATTTTCGCACCTGCTCGCACCGACTCAGCAGCCTGTGCTTGTAGAGTTTTGACTGCGGCTTGCAACCCAGAGGGACCTTTGTCAATTTCAAACAGGGTTGATAATTCATCTGTTGCAAATCCCGACAGTTTGATAGCCTCTAATTCTGCTTCTTGCAGAACTGGTGAATCTAGCATCAGTCTGCGGGCATATTCTGGCTTTGGATCTAATAAATTGCCCCGTTCTCCCAATTCTGCTTTCAGAGACATCACCAGACTTTCCCGTAGGGGATCGATCGCTGGATTCGTCACCTGAGCAAAGCGCTGTTTGAAATAGTCATACAGCAAGTGGGGTTTTCCTGACAATATTGCCAGAGGAATATCATCCCCCATACAGAAAGTTGCTTCCTTACCATCTATTGCCATTGGCTGAATCACCATGTCC
This genomic interval from Scytonema hofmannii PCC 7110 contains the following:
- a CDS encoding glutamate synthase-related protein, whose translation is MNQQQNMTHSDITDGYTYPGQRWLVEERDACGVGFIAHRQNQASHEVVEKALGALSCLEHRGGCSADQDSGDGAGILTALPWELFQQDLAAWGKQGFSTGNMAVGMIFLPQDEETAQKARALVEQVAIEEKLIVLGWRVVPVQPELLGIQARENQPQIEQLFVASEEKRGDELERSLYIIRRRIHKAVRQNDNPWSDDFYICSLSSRTIIYKGMVRSAVLGAFYQDLKNPSYTSPFVVYHRRFSTNTMPKWPLAQPMRLLGHNGEINTLLGNINWMVAREAILNHPVWGVRINELKPFVNIDSSDSANLDNVFELLVHSGRSPLEAIMIMVPEAYQNQPELGTYPEIVDFYEYYSGLQEAWDGPALLVFSDGRKVGATLDRNGLRPARYCITKDDYIVVASEAGVVSFAESDIIEKGRLGPGQMIAVDLESHEVLKNWEIKQRIAKQHPYGEWLRQYRQKLGNGQWAMGNGNGASSSSQSKIQNPKSKIQNPPDKQTLLQQQTAFGYTTEDVDMVIQPMAIDGKEATFCMGDDIPLAILSGKPHLLYDYFKQRFAQVTNPAIDPLRESLVMSLKAELGERGNLLDPKPEYARRLMLDSPVLQEAELEAIKLSGFATDELSTLFEIDKGPSGLQAAVKTLQAQAAESVRAGAKILILSDRPQAENALGIGTEYTYIPPLLAIGAVHHHLIREGLRMKTSLIVNTAQCWSTHHFACLIGYGAAAVCPYMALDTVRNWWFDPKTQQFMERGKITAMSLEQALANYRKAIESGLLKILSKMGISLLSSYQGAQIFEAIGIGQDLLELGFYGTASRVGGLSVSELAQEVLTFHCKAFPELITKKLENLGFVNYRPGGEYHMNSPELAKALHKAVDGKKYDHYEVYKKYLQGRTLTALRDLLDFQSDRSPISIEEVEPASEIFKRFCTGGMSLGALSREAHETLAIAMNRIGGKSNSGEGGEDPVRYKILDDVDSSGDSLTLPHLKGLRNGDRASSAIKQVASGRFGVTPEYLVSAKQIEIKIAQGAKPGEGGQLPGKKVSPYIAMLRRSKPGVTLISPPPHHDIYSIEDLAQLIFDLHQINPRAQVSVKLVAEVGIGTIAAGVAKANADIIQISGHDGGTGASPLSSIKHAGSPWELGLTEVHRVLMENSLRDRVVLRVDGGLKTGWDVLMGALMGAEEFGFGSIAMIAEGCIMARICHTNNCPVGVASQKEELRKRFPGTPEHVVNFFYFIAEEVRSLLAKLGYRSLLDVVGRADLLRVREGVHTTKTQTLNLNCLLRLPDSRENRNWLVHEEVHSNGVVLDDQLLGDPDIQAAIQNQSTVSKTMAIVNTDRTVGARLAGAIASQYGDSGFEGQINLNFKGSVGQSFGAFNLPGMALTLEGEANDYVGKGMNGGEIIIKPPVEATYNPAQNVIIGNTCLYGATGGFLFANGLAGERFAVRNSKATAVIEGAGDHCCEYMTGGFVVVLGKVGRNVGAGMTGGLAYFLDEDGMFPELVNREIVKLQRVMTLEGEKQLQELIKAHVERTGSRKAKMILENWQEFLPQFWQLVPPSEADSPEANSQSATEKQLSSV
- a CDS encoding acyltransferase family protein, whose amino-acid sequence is MKVERNNSVDILKALSIIFVLIWHLQPIKFIIDSKSHTLLVVLARIFIDLQLQLCLIAVPLFYIISLYLFFQKPELKYLKKRLIRLIKIYLAWSIFQNIFYIIATKEFPTWSWDIITGLQPSLPLVGDSVFYFLFNLIILSILAFFYQIQSKKLKQIVSVILVGFSLFYFEALYFFNSNLPYHWLINFLIYIPIAFSLVNNPEKFLKFKSCYLIAYVLFSLHDIYLRIYNHIPSIYGRVSIVFGALTIFCYVYSTQNNQKSLLVEKLAKYSLGLFAIHKYWQYLFVLLLQKYKIAMTIGIFGIPLNIIFLVESVFVVFLTSLSIYLLKSTSFKQFVT